In the genome of Leptospira ryugenii, the window TTCAGTTTCTTTTTTAATTCGATCAAAAAATCTTCAAAGGCTTCTTTTCGGTCACAACCCATTCCCTCATAATCAATGTCGATTCCATCCCAACCATAGAGATCAATTTCTTTCAGAATGGCTTCGATATGCCGGCTTCGGATTTTGAAATCAGGATCTTTTGCGCCAATGGCTTCCATAATCAATTCAGAATTATTTTCCCAACGAAAGATAGTAGGGATAAGTAAAGTGTTTGGTGATTTTTCTCTCACATACAAAACCAAATCTCTGGTTTCTTTTTCTGACCATACATTGTGAATCTCACCTGTATTGCGTCTCCCTCCCTTTAGATTATAGATAAAGGGGTGCATTTCATCATACAAATGAACATATTTTTTGATGCTTGCGATATCAGAGGACCATGTGGAAGCTAACATTCGATAATGGTTTGATTGTTTGGGTGATACTTGTTTTGGTTCTGGATTTTTTTGACAGATTGAGAAAGTAAGAGAGAAGATGAGTAGCGCGAGAAGAAAAAAAACCTTCCGGAGATAGTTTAGTCTAAGAGTTGTGCGAGCAGGAATCATTTTTCTTTTGTTTCTCTCCTTTTGTAGCTCCCCTAAGAAAGAGGAGAGACCAGTTTGGGAACCTTTTCTTATTTTTGGTTTAACTTCCTATGCGAGTACATCGCCCTTTGATTCTTTTGCCGAACGAGAGATAGATTTTTCTAGATTCCTCGGTACATGGAATGAAATGCAAAGAATCGATACTAGTTTCCAAAGTGGACTTTCAAGGTCAAGGGCGACTTACAGTGATATTGGCAATGGCCAAATAGGAGTATTGAACCAGGGCACGAGATCCGATGGAGGCACGACTGCGCAAAATGGGATCGCCTTAGTCCCAGATCCAAAAGTGGGAAGATTGAAAGTGAGCTTTGCTTTTCCTTTCTTTTTTGGTGACTTTCTCATCTTACGGATCGACCGAGTGAATTACCAAACAGCGCTGATAGGTGGTCCTACGGAAAATTTTCTTTGGATCTTTTCCCGACAAGAAAGCATAGATCCAGCCATTGAAACAAGTTACATCGAATATGCGAAGGGTGCAGGTTACCGTGTTGCCTCCCTGAAACGATTTCGTTAGGTATTACGTAGGTATACTTCCGCAAAAACAATGTTAATGATCCAACCTGCGGCCATAAGTCCATCTCTTATCCAGCCACTCGGATCACCACCAACTAAGACAAACCAAGGAAGGTGAGTGAACACTTGTGTGCCTGCTCCTAATCCAACCGCATAAGCTCTCACCATCCACATCCGATGCTCTTTAACGTTTAATTTTCGTATCTCGCGGTACGCGTATAGAAGACAAAGGAGCATCCAAAGACCAACAATCAATCGGGTATAAAAGAGTGATGGGCCATCGGTAGGTACTTTTGGATAAAAAAATGCCATCCATATGCCAGTCGCTGCTGCCATGAGTCCACAGAGCAAAAGAAAACGTCCCAATCGCCTGTGTATCGTTATGTGATTTTTTCTAAAATTAGAAGAAAATTGAAATATTGATAGAAGGCCATAAAAAACAGCTGAAAGGATGTGAAGGATAACGGGTACCGGAGCCTCAGCAAAGCGTTGGTCTGCCAAAGGAAGTTCTGAACCTGAGAGTAAGTTGAATAACCTTATACTACCAGCAAGGCTTGGAACCAAGTTTAAAATCAGAAGAAATACCAACATCCAGCTATCTTTCGAGAGTTTGGAAAATAAGGACATAGAAGAAGAAATCTCTCGCAATTTTGGTCTGACAAGGATAAAATCAAGAGATTAGAAATTATGGCATCCAAAAGAATTCCACTGCAAACAGAAGACCTAACATTTCTCTACCAATCACTTTCTAGTATCCTTCCGATTCCTAAAAGTATTTGGGAGGAGATGCCTGAAGATTTTTTTACAATGCGCTTTTTAGAGAAAGGAGAGTTTTTTTTAAAGGAGGGAAAAGTGGCCTCTGAGATGGCCATTGTTAAGGATGGTCTTGTCATGGAATCATACTTAACAAAGAAAGGTGATGAATTTGTAAAAACATATAATTTTCCTGGAGAACTAACAGGTTCTTATTATGACCTACTGTCGGGTGTAGGTTCTACTTGTTCAATACGTGCTTTGAAGGACTCAAGATTTGCAGTGGCTCCCTTCCAAAAATTACTCCAACTCAGAGAGAGCTCTCATTTTTGGGCAAAGTGGAATCTGCGTTTGGTGGAACTCTTGTTTCAAAAAAAAGCAAAACGCGAATTTGAATTGTTAACCATGTCTGCAGAAGAGAGATATCAAAGTCTTAAAAGGGAAAGGCCAAATATTGAATCCGAACTTAGCCAACAACAGATTGCTTCTTTTTTGAGAATCACACCTGTTACCCTCAGTCGAATTAAAAACCAAGCATATTAATGTTTTTTCAATTGCAAATGCTTAAGGAGAGAGGTTCCAATTGAAAAGGATTGTTTCTCTTTCCTCTTGGGTTTTTGCTAGCCTTTGAGCACTTTCTAAATGAGAATTGGCCAAGTCCCGATTTTCCTGTTTCCAAATATAAGCGAGAAGTAAATGAAAGTATACACTCTCAGGAATATTGTTTTGGGTGCTTAAAAGTGCTAAAGCATCTATTCTTCCTTTGCTTCGAAAGACAGAATACACCTGATTGAGAAACACTGTTTTATTTTCTGTTAAGCGAAACAATTGTTCATTTAAGTCAGATAGAATCTCCCATTTCTCTTTATTGTCCTCTCGCGTATGCATCATTGCGATCATAGCTTCCACTTGATAGTCTGTTTGTAACCTTCTCGAAGCTTCAAGACTCTTTGTTAAGTAGATATTTCCGAACTGGATAAGCTCTTGGTTCCATTTTGTACGGTCTTGGTGGTCAATCGCCAAAAGATATGGCGTCTCAGCTACCCTACTTTCCAATCGAGAGGAATGAAAGGCAAAGAGAGCAACTAAAGCATCTACATCATAACTTTTCAAAGTCTGATTTTGGCTTAGCAAAAGACTCAATCGCAAAGCCTCGCGCATCAAATCGATTTGTAAAATGCCTTTCTTGGAATGCCCGTAGTGTCCTTGCGTAAAGACTAAGTAAATGATTTTCAAAACAGAAGCTCTTCTTTCTTCCAGTTCTTGCCTTGGGGGGAATGCCATACTCAATGATTGATTTTGGATAGTTTGGCGGGCACGGTATAATTTTTTTTGGATGGTTTCTTCTTCCATCATTTGCAATTCTGCAATTTCTTTCACGGTAAATCCGAAGGAAGTTTTTAAGGCAAGAGCGATTTGGCTGTCTACAGGCAAACTTGGGTGAGAGATCGCAAACAATACTTGCAAGGTGTTGTCATCTATACTTTGGATTTCCTTTTCCCAGACTGCTTCCAAATGGAACTCTTTTGGGAAAATGTTTAGATTCTTTTCTAGTATCTTTTCTCTATTTTTAATTTTTTGGATCTTGGAGAGAATTTTGTTCTTTGCTACCGCATACAACCAAGCCTTTGGATTTTCCGGAAGTCCTTTTAACTTCCAAACTTCAAATGCACTGAGAAAGGTTTCTTGGACCGCATCTTCAATCTCTTCAAAGTACGAAAAGCCAAAGATTTTGATCAGAGTAGCAGTTAAGTTTCTCGATTCTTCCCGATAAATTTGAGTGAGTTGTTTCTCTTTCATAAAAAAAGGACGGAGATGACTCCGTCCAAATTCTGTTTTGCCTAAGGCGAAAATGGCGTAATGGGGCGTACTTCCAGACTTCCATTCGGATAATTTAGAATTGGACACTTTTTCCCAATTTCGATCGCATCTTCTATGTTAGCTGTTTTGCAAACCAAATACCCAGCCAAAATTTCTTTTGCTTCCACATATGGACCATCGCTCACAGAACCTGGCCTTAAAACCGCACCTTCATAGTCCAAAGGTTGGGTAGCTACGAACTTACCAGATTCCACAATCTCTCGGATCCAGTTTGTCCAATGAGACATGGTTTTTTCCCTTTCTTCGAGACTCACACTGTAGTCATTTTCACCGACAATGTTTCTGAATAATAAAATGAATTCTTTCATTTTCCTCTCCTATTTACCTGGATTGTGTTTTGTACGATCAATGAAAGCGGCAGAGAATATACCAATTAACAATAGCTCTACGGTTCCATACACAAACCATAAAAAACCTAGGCTATGTGGAATGGGTAATACTATGTAATTTGTATATCCATACCAAAACTTCGCTATGCCTCCCAAGGCAAGACCGATCATTGCGCCTTCTAACCATCCTTTCCCTTGGTAGGACTTTAAGAAAAGCCATACATAAGAAAAAGAAAATACTCCATAGATCCCAAAAAAAATGGAGGCATTGGCTTTCAATTCTTCAGTCTGTCTCCAAAGCGCCGAGAGGCTTCCGTAAATTGGGGACAGCAATATTTGGTTGATGATTGTTTCCAAAATGGCGACGGCCAAAAAGGTTAAAATCCCGAAAAGTAGATTGGTTTTCATAGGTTCACTCCTGTTTGTTTCTAAGAGGACCTTTGGGTTTTGTTTTTCTGGACATGAGGACAAAAAAAAATCCTAGTATGACAGCGCATCCTAGGACTACTCTAAACAATACGGTAAATAGCAGAATGAGGAAACAGAAACTTATGGCATGGTCAATTTTAGGTGCTGGAATATTGGCAGTTTGGTTTGGCTTTGTCCAATTGGGGAACTTACAAAAGGAATCAGAAACGCAAATCCAAACCAAAGTGTACCCTTATTTTGATTTGGTAAAAAATAGAGAATACGCAAAGGCGTATGAACTTTACTTTCACTTCGACTTTAAAAACCAATACAACCTAGAAAGGTATCTCGAAGCTCAAAGACAAAATGAACAAAATCTCGGTGCATTGAAAAATTTCCGAGTTTTGCAAGTCCGTAACGGGGCAGGATTCACCCAAGTGAAGGACTATACATTATTTCTTGAACTCAACTTCGAGAAAGCAAAGGAAGAGGTTGTGGTGCGAATCCGCAGGCCAGAAGAGGACCAGAGCCAATTTTTGATTGATGGGATTTGGAAGGGAAGCTATGGAAGGTCTGCCCTACTTTGGGAAAAAACAGTCTATTGAACTAGAAACTGGCAAAGCCCTTAGGGTGTAGAATTGATTTGATCCGCCTTGCCTCCTAGTCTCAGCTTACAATCATTGTCCTAAAGAGCCATGAGCAAACCGATACGATACCAGTCGATCTACAAACAAAAAGTAGCTTGGGGCGACATGGATGCCTTTGGGCATGTCAACAATGTTACCTATGTCCGTTATTTTGAATCAGCACGTGCACAGTTTTTCACCGATGAAAATCTTTGGGAGGCCCATGCAAAAACCCTGAGAGAAGGACCTGTCCTCACCCATCTAGAAATGGATTATAGACGTCAGGTCGCTTTCCCAGCAGATTTAGAAATCACGATGACAGTCAGTTCGCTATCTTCGCGCGGTTTTACAATGGATTGTTCGATGTGGTTAGGTGAGGAATGCGCCGTTAGTTGCAAGGCCTCTATTATTTGGTTTGATTTCCAAACAAGGAAACCGACCAACTTACCCAGAGTCTTTAAGGAAAAATATTCCCATACGAGTGAGCCTCCTACATCCAAATGATGTGCATCAAGTTGAGGCTCACTTAGATAGCTTTACTTCCGGTACATTGCCTCAATCGCTTGTGAATATTTTTCGAGGATGAAATTTCGTTTTAGGCTCAATTTTGCTGTCAGTTCTTCACCTACTCCAAACGGCATATCGAGAAGATGAAAATCGACTACTCTTTCAAACGATTTAAACCCTTGGGACTGGCCATTTCTCGATTGGATTTCTTTTTTGAGAATCTCATAGACTTCGCGATTTTCTTTCAAATCACTCCAGGATTGTCCATACTCTTTGAAATATTCGAGTCTCGGTAAAACCAAAGCTGTTAGGTACTTTTTATCTTGGCCTAC includes:
- a CDS encoding Crp/Fnr family transcriptional regulator, whose protein sequence is MASKRIPLQTEDLTFLYQSLSSILPIPKSIWEEMPEDFFTMRFLEKGEFFLKEGKVASEMAIVKDGLVMESYLTKKGDEFVKTYNFPGELTGSYYDLLSGVGSTCSIRALKDSRFAVAPFQKLLQLRESSHFWAKWNLRLVELLFQKKAKREFELLTMSAEERYQSLKRERPNIESELSQQQIASFLRITPVTLSRIKNQAY
- a CDS encoding acyl-CoA thioesterase yields the protein MSKPIRYQSIYKQKVAWGDMDAFGHVNNVTYVRYFESARAQFFTDENLWEAHAKTLREGPVLTHLEMDYRRQVAFPADLEITMTVSSLSSRGFTMDCSMWLGEECAVSCKASIIWFDFQTRKPTNLPRVFKEKYSHTSEPPTSK
- a CDS encoding lipocalin family protein, with the translated sequence MFLSFCSSPKKEERPVWEPFLIFGLTSYASTSPFDSFAEREIDFSRFLGTWNEMQRIDTSFQSGLSRSRATYSDIGNGQIGVLNQGTRSDGGTTAQNGIALVPDPKVGRLKVSFAFPFFFGDFLILRIDRVNYQTALIGGPTENFLWIFSRQESIDPAIETSYIEYAKGAGYRVASLKRFR
- a CDS encoding DUF2306 domain-containing protein → MSLFSKLSKDSWMLVFLLILNLVPSLAGSIRLFNLLSGSELPLADQRFAEAPVPVILHILSAVFYGLLSIFQFSSNFRKNHITIHRRLGRFLLLCGLMAAATGIWMAFFYPKVPTDGPSLFYTRLIVGLWMLLCLLYAYREIRKLNVKEHRMWMVRAYAVGLGAGTQVFTHLPWFVLVGGDPSGWIRDGLMAAGWIINIVFAEVYLRNT
- a CDS encoding RNA polymerase sigma factor, producing the protein MKEKQLTQIYREESRNLTATLIKIFGFSYFEEIEDAVQETFLSAFEVWKLKGLPENPKAWLYAVAKNKILSKIQKIKNREKILEKNLNIFPKEFHLEAVWEKEIQSIDDNTLQVLFAISHPSLPVDSQIALALKTSFGFTVKEIAELQMMEEETIQKKLYRARQTIQNQSLSMAFPPRQELEERRASVLKIIYLVFTQGHYGHSKKGILQIDLMREALRLSLLLSQNQTLKSYDVDALVALFAFHSSRLESRVAETPYLLAIDHQDRTKWNQELIQFGNIYLTKSLEASRRLQTDYQVEAMIAMMHTREDNKEKWEILSDLNEQLFRLTENKTVFLNQVYSVFRSKGRIDALALLSTQNNIPESVYFHLLLAYIWKQENRDLANSHLESAQRLAKTQEERETILFNWNLSP
- a CDS encoding YciI family protein, which translates into the protein MKEFILLFRNIVGENDYSVSLEEREKTMSHWTNWIREIVESGKFVATQPLDYEGAVLRPGSVSDGPYVEAKEILAGYLVCKTANIEDAIEIGKKCPILNYPNGSLEVRPITPFSP